AAGATCACGAGCCCCAGAAGAACCAGCCCAAGGAGGGAGGTCAGGATCAGATTACGAATCAACCTGTTGGGAGCTGCCGTCACGTCTGACAGGGGGACGACAACAGCCAAGCCCCAAGGGGCAAGACCAGTACCTAACGAGACGGGGATCTGAGCTTTGAGGGCATCTTCTTCCAGCTCCAGAGAGTACTCAACATGAATCGCCTTTCCTCCCTCGGCAATAAGGTTCAAGACTTTGTCCAGGTTCTTTATCTTGCCCCCCCCGATCTCTTTCAAAGACTTGCCTATAAAAGCCTCGTTGGGATGAGCAAGCAAACAGCCTTCGTTGGAGAACAAGCAACTGTAGTCATGTTCCGTCACTGAGATACCGGCGACTTCCTTGGCGAACATTTCCAAGTCGATATCCATGCCGACCACACCGATGGTTTCCCCACTCCTCTTGATGGGGATGGATACACTGGTCATAAAGTATTCCTCACCCCCGTCGATATAGGAATACGCATAGGGCTCGGCCAAGTGGGGTCTGCCAGTGCTAAAAGTACCGGTATACCAATCACCATCGTTGATGGCCTCCTCGGTGTTGTCATAGGTTCGGAGGATAGAATCACCGTTACGAATGAAATTCCCCTCAAAACGACCAGTCTCTTGAAAGCCATCGAGTCCGGCAAATTCAGCATCTTTGCCGTCAAAAGCGTTAGGCTCGAAGACAAACCATATCGCAAGGGTTCCAGGAGTTTGAACCAGAGCCTCACGAACCATGTTCAGGACATCTTTTCGGGCCTCGGGAGCGGTTCGATTACATTTTTCCAGAGCCGCCGCCACATTTTGAGCCGTTACAACGATACGGGTCATCGTTTTAGAGAGTACTTCGGCTTCTTCCCTCGAAGAGGCCAGAACCAATTTGGTTGCCTGATCAATGGCGTTGGTTCTCACCGTCAAAGCCGTATAGGCAACGATACTCCCCTGAATGATCACCAAGGCCCCCAAAAGCAATGCCAACATTTTCCCTCGAAGTCTGAGTTTTGTCATTTTTACACCTCAATTTCCTACTTAAAGATTAATCCCAAAAGCGATTTTATCTATGTTATCAGTATAGCATGTTTAAAAAATACAGGAGGAGCTATAACTCATGACTTTTTATCGAGGGGCTCGAGAGAAAAAAGCAGAGCCTTGTAGGCTCTGCTTTTACGGTATTGAGAGAGCTAAAAGCTGCAAAGTTCGGCGTGAAGAGGCTTCGCTCTACAGAGCTCCAAGACCTCAGAGCGGACCGCTTTCAGAACCGATCCGTTCTCTACGTCGGAAACAACACGCTGGATCCAATCGGCAATCCTGACCATCTCGTCCCGACCAAAGCCTCGGGTGGTCACGGCCGGTGTCCCTATTCGGACGCCACTGGTCACAAAGGGACTGAGAGTCTCAAAGGGAACGGTGTTCTTGTTGACGGTGAGCCCTGCCTCGTCCAGCGCCTGCTGAGCAGCCTTGCCTGTGACCCCCTTATTCGTCAGGTTGAGCAACATAAGATGATTATCCGTGCCCCCCGAGACCAGGTGGAAATCACGCTTCATAAGCGCCTCGGCCAATGCCGAGGCGTTCTCCACGACACGTCTCTGATATTCCTTGAAATCGGGACGAAGAGCCTCTCCAAAGGCCGCGGCCTTGGCTGCGATAATGTGCATTAAAGGCCCACCCTGCATGCCCGGAAATATGGCCGAATCGACTTTTTTAGCCATCTCTGCGGTGCACATGATCATACCGCCTCGAGGCCCCCGAAGAGTTTTATGGGTCGTAGTGGTGACGAAATCGCAGAAGGGAACGGGGTTTTTATGGTACCCGGTCGCCACCAAACCAGCGATATGGGCAATGTCGAACATGAGATACGCTCCAACTTCGTCGGCGATTTTCCTGAAAAGCTCGGCGTCAATCTCTCTGGGATAGGCACTCGCACCACAGACGATCATCTTAGGTTTGTGTTCCTTAGCCAGGCGATGGACCTCGTCGAAGTCGATAGTCTCGGTATCCTTTCGAACGCCGTAGGGGATGACGTTATACAGCTTCCCCGAGAAGTTGACCGGTGAACCGTGGGTCAGGTGCCCGCCGTGACTCAGGTTCATGGCCAGGATGGTATCTCCAGGATTGAGGACCGAGAAATACACGCCCATATTTGCCTGGCTCCCCGCATGGGGCTGAACGTTGACATGATCGCATCCGAAGAGCTTTTTGGCTCGCTCAATGGCCAGATCCTCGGCCTTGTCCACAACCTCACATCCGCCGTAATACCGCTTGTTGGGATAGCCCTCAGCGTACTTGTTGGTCAGAACGGACGCCATTGTAGCCAAGACCTCTGGAGACACGAAATTTTCCGATGCAATGAGCTCGATCTGGTGCTCCTGGCGACACGCTTCCTCGCGAAGGATAGCCGAAAGCTCCTGATCGGATTTTGCCAGCGCAATCGCTGCGTTGAAAAACATGACGACCCCCACCTTTCGCCTTTATACACGGGCACGCAAGGCCCCCCCTACGATTACCCATGAACACTAATTCCATTGAAAAGTATAACAAAAAAGTGAGCCGGAGACATCATCAAAAAAAGTTTGTTGACCTTCTGTAAGTCTCTGCGAATTTTATATATGCACGAGTGTATGAGCCTCTTTACGATACATGCAACTTACTGCCACAGTTTGAACTCTAAATACGTTTTCGACACAGCTTCGGATTTTGGAACAATGTCTATTTCCCTGTTTGTCCGTTTCGTTCATACGTATACGTGTATCGCTCCACCTTTTCAAGGTCATCGTGGGCGATTTCTTCCGCAAAGAGGCTTCGCTGCTTCAAAGGATTTCATCCTATTCTCACTTTTTAGATAGAGATGCCGTACCATTCAACCCGATGCTCAAGGCCACACCACGTTGACCGGATCTCGCAGGATCATACCACCGTCCATCACGTTCTCCAGAAAAACGAGCAAGCCATCCAACTTTTCCGACTCATCCACAACCTCGATCAGAATGGGAAGGTTCTCGGACAGGCGCAAAATCTCGGCAAAATGGATTTGAGAGTTCGCGCCAAACCCCGATAATCCTTTAAAAACGCTGACACCGGCTATATTTAAGCGAGACGCTTCCTCCAGGATCACCCTGTAGAGTGGATGGCCGTTCCGACGATCTCCTTCCCCAATGTAGATCCGAAGCCGTTCCCTTTCTTTTTTGTACATGGTATCCATCGACCTCCTTTGCTTAGAGCATTCGAGCCACAACCGTTCCGATCCAGACAGCTCCCATTCCCAGGATTTGGCTCCCCAAGAGATACCCTACAGCCCAAGCGACCGCAGAGGTCGAGGCAAGACTGAAGATCTCAAAAGTCATGGTGGAAAATGTTGTGAAAGCTCCTGCAAATCCCGTCAAGACGATAAAGCTCACCGAGTTCGGCAGAAGATAGCGTTCGTTAGCCAAGGTCCAGATAAAGCCGAAGATGAAGCAACCCAAGACGTTGACCGTCATCGTCCCCCAGGGAAAGGCTCCGCCGAACCGTTCCTGAATCCAGCCCGATACGGCATATCGGGAAAGCGCTCCAAATGCACCGGCACACATTATTCCGATAAAATTTGACACGTGAACCTCCCTGTTTTTACATGGTATAGTATGAATGCTGAATTCAAGCAACATACCCGATCCCTACGAAAACATTGACTGAAAGGACGGCGAACTGTCTATGGATAAAGATACCATCAAACGACAGGTCTGTCAGGCCATCGACGAATACGGCGAACGAGCGATAAACCTGGCACGGGACGTGGAACGAGAACCTGAGTTGGGTTTTAAAGAGTTTAAAACCTCACAGAAGATTCAGGACTTCCTCACGTCCCTCGGACTGGCACCTCAAACTCATCTCGCCCGAACCGGGGTCAAGGCAACCCTGTCCTGTGGAACACCAGGACCGACTGCGGCCATCCTGGGCGAGCTGGACGGCATCATCTGCTCGAATAGTCCCAAAGCGGATCCGGAGACAGGAGCTACCCACACTTGCGGACATCACCTTCAACTTGGTGCCCTCATTGCCGCCGCTGCCGGCTTTGCCGCCTCGGGCGTTTCTGAACATCTGGCCGGTCGTATCACTTTCTTTGCTGTCCCTGCCGAGGAGTTCATCGAGATCGGCGAGCGAAACGACATGAGATCACGAGGAGAGATCGGTTTCCTCGGAGGAAAACAGGAACTCGTTCGACTTGGGGCTTTCGACGATATTGATATGGCGATGATGGTCCACGCCGGCACTGACATGCCCGAGTCCTCAGTAGGGATCGGCGAGACGGGCAACGGGTTCATCGCCAAGACCATTCAATACATCGGCAAAGCCACCCACGCAGCAGCCGCTCCCCACGAAGGTGTGAACGCCCTGAACGCCGCGATCTTGGGGATTAACGGCATTCACGCCATGAGAGAGACTTTTATAGACGACGACCACGTTCGAGTCCACTTCATCATCACCAAGGGCGGCGATACTGTAAACTCCATCCCGGCAGACGTTCGAATGGAAGCCTACGTTCGAGGCAAAACTCTGGACAGCATCAACGGAACCCACGCCAAGTTCGACCGGGCCTTTCGGGCCGGTGGAGACGCGGTGGGAGCGTCGACCGAGATTCACACCATTCCAGGTTATCTTCCCCTGGCCTGCAACCCCGAGATGAACGACCTTTTCGGTACAAACGCCGAAGCTCTCCTCTCATCCTCTCACGTCCACCGAGTGGGGCACTTCAACGCCTCCACCGACATGGGAGATATTTGCCACCTCATGCCGGCTATTCATCCCTACACAGGCGGTGTCCAGGGGGCGCTGCACTCTAAAGAGTTCACTGTTCTGGATTACGAAGCCGCTGTGCTCGTTCCAGCTAAAGCCATGGCCATGACCGTTATCGATCTCCTGGCAGACGGGGCACAGAAGGGAGGAGAACTGCTGCATCGATATGTCCCCCTTATGACAAAAAAGCGATACCTGGAGATCCTGGAGGGATATTTTTCATAATTTCGCAAAGGTCAGGGATAACGGAAATCTGCTTCTATACTAATAGAGAAAAGGAGGAGTTCTTTCGTGAAAGACGGTATCAAAAATATCAAGATCCACGCTATCGTTCTCGTTTTAGTCGTTGTCAGCGAACTTATCGGAATCCACGCTTTCAAGGTGGGACCAGGAAAGCTGGTTTTGCTTCCCATGCTGTATGCCCTCGTTCTGGGATCTCTCCTGGGTCCCAAGTTTGTGAAGGTACTCAATCAAAAGGACATGGTGAACGCAGGAAGCCTTGTCGGAGTCACTCTCATGCTTCTTATGGCTCGCTACGGCACTCTTGTTGGCCCTAATCTGCCAGCCATCATCAAGTCAGGTCCTGCCCTGCTCCTCCAGGAGCTCGGTAACCTCGGAACGGTGCTTCTGGGGATCCCCCTGGCGGTGTTCCTCGGCCTGAAGCGAGAGGCTATCGGAGCAGCCCACTCGGTTGCCCGGGAACCCAACGTCGCCCTTATCAGCGATGTGTACGGCCTGGATGGACCGGAGGGCCGAGGCGTCATGGGCGTCTACATCTGCGGAACCGTTTTCGGGACCATTTTTTACGGCCTTATGGCGACCACTGCAGCTGCCTACCTGCCCCTGAGCCCCAAGGCTCTCGCTATGGCGTCCGGCGTCGGCAGTGCCAGCATGATGACAGCCTCGGTGGGCTCTCTCTCCGCCATGTTCCCCAACATGGCCGGCGAGCTTCAGGCTCTGGGTGCCGCCAGTAACATGCTCTCGGGACTGGACGGCCTGTACATGTCTCTTTGGCTGGCTCTGCCCATGTCCGAATGGTTGTACCGAACCGTCTACAAGGTAAAATACGGTACTGTACCTGAGCGCCCAGTACGAAAGGGGGAAACCCGATGAAGTTCTTCGAGGTCGCCGTCGTTCTTCTCATCGTGGCGGTTATGAGCCTGATCGGCAACCTGGTCGGGTTTCATAACGGCATCGTCGAATCCTTGCCCGGGATGGCCTTTCTCGTCCTGCTGTGCATGGTAGGGGTACTGCTGGGCAAGATAATTCCGGGGAACATCCCAAGTGTGGCCTGGATCGTCCTCATCGGATGCATCATGACCTACCCCGATTTTCCCGGAGCAGCAACTCTGAGCGCCTGGGTCAAGAAGGTTCACTTCCTGTCGCTCACTACTCCCATCCTGGCTTACGCCGGTCTGGCCGTGGGTAAGGACCTGGACCTGCTCAAAAAAGCGGGATGGCGCATCGTGGTGGTGTCCATCGTCGTTTTCATTGGCACCTATATCGCTTCGGCTCTGATCGCCCAGGGTATCCTGAGCGCTACAGGGCAGCTTTGAGGCACTAACAAACGCAGCAAAAAACACAGGGCTCTCGACCTACAGCGAGAGCCCAGCGTTTTTTATCCCCATCGTCCTTTAGTTTTAGAAGAGTTACCGGAACAAATCCCCCCGCTCTTTAGAGACCTTTATCTCGCCGGACTTGATCTTGGCAAAGATCTGGTCCATCTTTTTTTGCACGTCTTCCCTGAGATTCGGGTTTTCTGCAGGGAGGCCAACGCCGTCGTTGGAGGCGTTGAAGATCATGGTCTGACCGCCGGGGAAGCTCCCCTCAAGATCTGCCTTCACCATGTCAAAGGTGGCGTTGGCGATTTTCTTGGTTGCCGAGGTCAGAATGATGGAGTGGGTACCATCGTAGATTCCGTCGGGGTATTGATCCACGTCGACCCCCACAACCCAGGCCGGCTCCCCGCCACGAGCTCGAGATTTAGCCTCGTTGATAACCCCAACGCCCACACCGCCGGCAGCGGCGAAGACAACGTTCACATCCCGATCAAACATGGAGGCCGCAAGCTGTTGCCCTGCCGCCACGTCGGAAAAAGTTCCCTGATACACGAAGTTATCTGGGTTCATGTTCACGGTCGTCCCATACGTTTCGTTGGAATAAGCGACGCCCTGCTGAAATCCCCAGTTGAACCTCTGAACTGCGGGGATCTCCATACCACCGATAAAGCCCACATCGCCTTTTTTGATCTGAAGGGCAGCTGCGACACCAGCCATGAAGCCCGCTTCATGCTCCGCAAAGAGGATAGCCACGGTGTTTTTCTTCACATCGGGAGCATAGTCACCCTTGTGGGGCTGACCGTCCAGGAGAACAAATTTGGCCTTGGGATACTTGGCCTGGGCCTTATAGATACTGGTCTCGAATTTGAACCCCGGAGTGACAATGCACCGATATCCGGCATCATACAGGTTACTTATCTCCTTGAGATAGTCCGCCTCGGTGGTGCCACCGGGCTTGAGGTACTTTACCTTAACCCCCAGTTCTTTCTGAGCCCGAAGAACACCTTCCCATGTCCCCTGGTTGAAGGATTTGTCGTCTATCGTCCCAGCATCGGTGACCATGCCTACCTTCAGGGAGGCAGCATAGCCCACCGTCCCCCAAACCATGAAAACCAACAACGCACCCGTAAGAACAGCCACAGTCGTTCGTTTCACGTCTATCAACTCCTTCACGTCAATCAGCCAACTCACACTGCCGTCTTACCTCTGTATCACCGCTGCAACGAGAGATCCAAGATCCGGCCTCTGATCTCCTAAGATGATCCCGTTCACGAAAAGCCTCTCGGCGGCTTCCTCGTTGATTCTGTCATTGACGTGGAATTCAGCCAAAGCATCTCCCCTCTCTACAAAATCACCGAGACGGACTTTCATCCAAAAACCGACCGCCGGGTCGATTGCGTCTTCCTTTCGTTCCCGTCCAGCCCCCAGGAGGACCGATGCGGTTCCCAGCGCCGCGGTATCCATAGCACAGACATATCCTGACCGCCGGGCCGGCACGGGAACGATCCGACGAGCTTTGGGAAGACGCGAAAAATCACCACATACCCGAGGATCGCCACCGTGGAGTTCGATCATCTCCTGAAATTTCTCCAGAGCCCGGCCATCTTTTAAAGCCCGCAACACAGCCTTTTCGGCGGTTGGGCTATCCCCAAAGACCTCTCCCATAACCAGCATCTCCGTCGCCAGAAGCACAACGAGGTTTCGAAGATCGCCGTGGTTCTCGTCTCGCAGGATCTCAACGGCTTCCATAATCTCAAGGGCGTTGCCCACGGCGTTCCCCAAAGGCTGATTCATGTCGGTCACCAAAGCTTTCGTGGGTTTACCCCCATGATACCCGATCTCCACCATGATACGGGCCAGCTGCTTCGCACTGGTCACATCAGGCATAAAAGCCCCACTCCCCCACTTGACGTCCAGAAGAATCCGGTCGCTTCCGGCCGCCAGCTTCTTACTCATGATACTGGATGCAATGAGAGGCATAGAGTCCACTGTGGAGGTAACGTCCCGAAGGGCATACAGTTTCTTGTCCGCAGGGGCCAGAGACGCCGTCTGCCCGATAACCGAGGCCCCGCAGGCGTCCACAATCCGAAAGAAGTCGTCCATCTCCTGATAGACCTTATACCCCGGGATGGACTCCAGCTTGTCCAAAGTTCCTCCGCTGTGCCCCAGCCCTCGCCCGGACATCTTGGCGACCACTCCTCCGCACGCTGCCACCAACGGAGCCACGGCGATGGTCGTCGTATCGGCCACACCCCCGGAGCTGTGTTTGTCCACTTTGATTCCCGGTATGGCCGAGAGGTCAACAGAATCACCCGAATTCACCATAGCCAGGGTGAGATCACCAGTTTCGCGAGCATTCATCCCCTGAAACCATATGGCCATGCACAGGGCTGCCGCCTGATCGTCACCTATTCGACTCCGGGTGTATTCCTCCACGAAAAAGTCGATCTCCTTGCGAGAAAGCTCACCCCCCATCTGTTTCGCCCGAATGATCTCAGGCATACGCATGGCCCCACCTCTCATTCCCTAGAAAGAATCAGGATTCTCCATGATCTATATAAACCACAAACCTATTGGTATCGTATAAAATCATAGCATGGCTTACGACGTACTTCAAAATTCCCTGGTCAAATGTCGCCGAACGTCAAAAAAGGACGGCGACCCCGGGGACAGCTCGTACAAGGACAACCCGTCCGTGGAAAAAGATCACGTGTAGACCAGGGAGGAGATGCGATATGGAATACGTGGTCGAGATGAAGCACATCCGAAAAGAGTTTCCCGGCGTGGTGGCAAACGACGACATCACCCTTCAGGTCCGTCCGGGAGAGATCCACGCACTGCTTGGGGAAAATGGAGCCGGAAAGTCCACCCTTATGGGAGTGCTCTTCGGCCTCCATCACCCAGACGAGGGAATCATCCGAATCAAGGGAAAGGAGGTCCGGATTACCAATCCAAACATAGCCAACAATCTGGGGATCGGCATGGTCCACCAGCATTTTAAACTTGTTCAGACCTTCACGGTCACGGAGAACATCATCCTGGGCAACGAAGGCTCCATCATCCTGAACCGATCGGAGGCGACCAAAAAAATAGAGGCCCTGTCCGAGAGATACGGTCTGAACATCGACGGAAACGCAAAAATTGAGGACATCTCCGTGGGGATGCAACAACGGGTTGAAATTCTGAAGATGCTCTATCGCGACGCGGACGTGCTTATCTTCGACGAACCTACGGCGGTACTCACTCCTCAGGAGATCGACGAGCTCATGGAGATCATGGCGAGACTCATTGGTGAGGGAAAGTCTATAATTCTAATCACTCATAAGCTTCGAGAAATCAAGGCTGTTGCTCATCGTTGTACCGTCATCCGGCGCGGACGATATGTGGGTACGGTCGACGTGGCGAACACCACTCAGGAGGAGATGGCCTCCATGATGGTGGGTCGGGAGGTCGTTTTTAAGGTGGACAAAGCCCCGGCCATTCCCGGCGATGTGGTCTTGGACGTCAGAAACCTGACCGTCATAGGCGACCGAAAAACCAAGGCACTGACGAACGTCTCGCTCCAGGTTCGATCCGGAGAGATCGTTGGGATCGCAGGGGTGGACGGTAACGGCCAAACCGAGCTTGTCGAGGCCATCACCGGCCTCCGTTCAGTGACGTCGGGCGACATCCTTCTGAAGGGAAAATCCATCTCGTCCATGCCGCGTCGGCAGAGAAACGAGCTGGGCATCGCTCATATTCCCGAGGATCGACATAAGCATGGGCTTGTTCTCCAGTTCTCCGTAGGTGAAAACCTCGTTCTCAAGGACTACTACCGTCCCCCCTTCTCGTCCAGAGGTTTTCTGAACTTCGACGAGATTCGTTCACACGGGGAACGGATCATGGAGCTTTTCGACGTTCGAGCAGGACAGGGCGTCGATTCCGCTGCCTTCGGACTCTCGGGGGGAAACCAGCAAAAGGCGATCGTCGGACGGGAGATGGACGGAAACCCCGAGCTTCTCCTCGCCGTTCAACCCACGAGGGGGCTGGATGTCGGAGCGATCGAATACATTCATCGCCGCCTTGTGGAACAACGGGACAGGGGTAAGGCTGTTCTTCTGGTGTCCCTTGAGCTGGACGAACTCTTCAATCTCTCAGACCGTCTGGTGGTTTTCGGAGCCGGTCAGGTGGTGGGGACGGCGTCAATCGACGAGGTGGACGAGGCGCAGGTTGGTCTCATGATGGCGGGTATCGAAAGGAGAGATGCCTCATGAGGAACAAAGGAAGCTCTCTGCTCATCTCCCTGTCGGCCATCGCCCTTGGCCTGCTGGCAGGGGCCTTGCTGATGGCCGCCATAGGAAGCGACCCGATGGAGGGATATTTCTTTCTCTTCAAGGGCGCGCTCATGAACGTTGAGCGTCTGGGCAACACCCTGGCAACGGCAGTCGCACTCGCGCTCACGGGGCTATCCGTAGCCTTCGCCTTCAAGACGGGGCTCTTCAACATCGGTGCGGCGGGACAGATGCTCATAGGTGGTTTATGTGCAACCGCCGTGGCCCTCACCGTCTCAATTCCAAGACCGTTGCTTCTTACGATGACGATCTTCTCGGGCTTCGCCGGGGGAGCTCTCTGGGGAGCAGTTCCGGGATTTATCAAGGCCAGGTTCAACGTCCACGAGGTGGTCGCCACCATCATGATGAACTGGATCGCCTACTGGGTGGTCTACTACACCGTCCCGGCGTGCTTCAAAGGCTCGTACCTGGAGACCGAATCTCAGATCATTCCCGAAACAGCTTCTCTCAAGACACCCTGGCTCACAGCAATGTTTGACGGCTCCTTCATCAATCTGGGAATATTCATCGCCCTTCTCGCTGTGATCGTCATCCACGTCGTCCTCAAAAAAACGACCCTCGGATACGAGCTCAAAGCCGTGGGATACAACCGCGACGCCGCGCAATATGCAGGCATTCGGGTGGAACGAAACATGATGCTGTCCATGGCCATCGCAGGCGGACTGGCTGGTCTGGCCGGAACCGCCTTCTACACGGGCTACGCCTCGAACATGCAGATCGGCGTCCTCCCCTCCCAGGGATTCGACGGCATCGCTGTGGCCCTTTTAGGAGCAACCGAACCCTGGGGTGTTCTGGGCTCATCTCTGTTCTTCGGAATTCTCCACTCGGGCAAGGGTTTTATGAATGCGATGACCGACATACCTCCAGAGATTTCGGACACCATCATCGCCACGGTTATCTACTTCACGGCCACCAGCGTTCTTTTCAGTCGGGTCTGGGGATATTTCCGACGCACAAAGGCTCGGGCCACACGAGACGACGGCCACCCCGTCGAGGAAGGAGCATAACCATGGAGTTCTGGCCCATCATCACCCAGATATTCCCCTACGCCATGGCGCTGACCATGCCGCTTCTCATCACGTCCCTCGGCGGCCTGTTCAGCGAAAGAAGCGGCGTGGTCAACATCGGCCTGGAGGGCCTCATGGTCATCGGTTTTTTCGCCTCGGCCATCGTCGTTCGAGGTCTTGAACAGACCTCCCCGAACTGGGCAATCCCACTGGGGCTTCTGGCTGCGGTCGTTTCGGGGGCGGCGTTTTCCCTGCTTCATGCCTTCGCCTCTATCAACCTTAACGCCGACCAGATCATCAGCGGAACAGCCATCAACTTGATGGCCTCGGCCCTGACCGTTTACCTAGCTCGAACCATGACCGGCAGCGGCAACATCCGAATCCAAAGCGGCATCATTCGCCGTGATATCCCAGGACTCTCTGAAATCCCCGGCATCGGCCCCCTTCTCTTCAGTCAAACCTACTGGACCACCTGGGTCGTGCTTCTCATTCTGGCGGTTTCGTGGTTTCTCCTGTATCGCACGTCCTTCGGGCTCCATCTTCGGGCATGCGGCGAACACCCTTCAGCTGCTGCATCGGCAGGCATCAACGTGTACAGGATGCGGTATCTTGCCGTCATCACATCTGGGGCCCTCTCTGGACTGGGAGGTGGGATCATCCTCGTCACCTACGCAGGAGAGTTCAACGGTACCGTTGCGGGCCTGGGATTCCTCGCTCTGGCGGCCCTCATCTTCGGTCAATGGAAACCCCTGGGTATCTTGGGAGCTACCTTCTTCTTCGGCTTCGCCACCACCATCGCCAACGTCTCACAGGTCATCCCCGAGCTGGCCGTTGCCCCTCCATTGCTTCTGAAAAGTTTCCCATATCTGGTGACCCTGGTGGCGTTGGTTCTCTTCTCCAAGTCATCCAGGGCTCCAAAAGCAGCGGGACGCCCCTACTACCCCGGACAGGGGTAACTGAGCGAACTCAGATCAGAGTTGCCAGCTCATCAAGTTTTTCTTTAAACAGATCCAGCGTGGCCTCGACAGGCTCCTTCTGAGCCATGTCCACGCCTGCCCCTCGAAGAAGCTCGATCGGTGAGCGGGACGAGCCGCCGGATAAAAAGTCCAGATACCGTGCCCGTGCGGGCTCTCCCTCACGAAGGATGCCCTCGGCAAGGGCGGTGGCAGCCGAATATCCCGTGGCGTACTGGTACACGTAAAACGCCGAATAAAAATGGGGGATTCTGGCCCATTCGATACCGATTTCCTTATCGACAGTAATTTCGGAGCCATAGTACTCCTTGTTGAGCTTAGACCACAGAGCACAAAGCCCCTCTGGCGTGAGGGGTGTCCCCTCCTCGACCATTCGGTGGGT
Above is a genomic segment from Dethiosulfovibrio peptidovorans containing:
- a CDS encoding heme ABC transporter ATP-binding protein → MEYVVEMKHIRKEFPGVVANDDITLQVRPGEIHALLGENGAGKSTLMGVLFGLHHPDEGIIRIKGKEVRITNPNIANNLGIGMVHQHFKLVQTFTVTENIILGNEGSIILNRSEATKKIEALSERYGLNIDGNAKIEDISVGMQQRVEILKMLYRDADVLIFDEPTAVLTPQEIDELMEIMARLIGEGKSIILITHKLREIKAVAHRCTVIRRGRYVGTVDVANTTQEEMASMMVGREVVFKVDKAPAIPGDVVLDVRNLTVIGDRKTKALTNVSLQVRSGEIVGIAGVDGNGQTELVEAITGLRSVTSGDILLKGKSISSMPRRQRNELGIAHIPEDRHKHGLVLQFSVGENLVLKDYYRPPFSSRGFLNFDEIRSHGERIMELFDVRAGQGVDSAAFGLSGGNQQKAIVGREMDGNPELLLAVQPTRGLDVGAIEYIHRRLVEQRDRGKAVLLVSLELDELFNLSDRLVVFGAGQVVGTASIDEVDEAQVGLMMAGIERRDAS
- a CDS encoding BMP family ABC transporter substrate-binding protein yields the protein MVWGTVGYAASLKVGMVTDAGTIDDKSFNQGTWEGVLRAQKELGVKVKYLKPGGTTEADYLKEISNLYDAGYRCIVTPGFKFETSIYKAQAKYPKAKFVLLDGQPHKGDYAPDVKKNTVAILFAEHEAGFMAGVAAALQIKKGDVGFIGGMEIPAVQRFNWGFQQGVAYSNETYGTTVNMNPDNFVYQGTFSDVAAGQQLAASMFDRDVNVVFAAAGGVGVGVINEAKSRARGGEPAWVVGVDVDQYPDGIYDGTHSIILTSATKKIANATFDMVKADLEGSFPGGQTMIFNASNDGVGLPAENPNLREDVQKKMDQIFAKIKSGEIKVSKERGDLFR
- a CDS encoding serine hydroxymethyltransferase (catalyzes the reaction of glycine with 5,10-methylenetetrahydrofolate to form L-serine and tetrahydrofolate) — translated: MFFNAAIALAKSDQELSAILREEACRQEHQIELIASENFVSPEVLATMASVLTNKYAEGYPNKRYYGGCEVVDKAEDLAIERAKKLFGCDHVNVQPHAGSQANMGVYFSVLNPGDTILAMNLSHGGHLTHGSPVNFSGKLYNVIPYGVRKDTETIDFDEVHRLAKEHKPKMIVCGASAYPREIDAELFRKIADEVGAYLMFDIAHIAGLVATGYHKNPVPFCDFVTTTTHKTLRGPRGGMIMCTAEMAKKVDSAIFPGMQGGPLMHIIAAKAAAFGEALRPDFKEYQRRVVENASALAEALMKRDFHLVSGGTDNHLMLLNLTNKGVTGKAAQQALDEAGLTVNKNTVPFETLSPFVTSGVRIGTPAVTTRGFGRDEMVRIADWIQRVVSDVENGSVLKAVRSEVLELCRAKPLHAELCSF
- a CDS encoding thymidine phosphorylase, producing MRMPEIIRAKQMGGELSRKEIDFFVEEYTRSRIGDDQAAALCMAIWFQGMNARETGDLTLAMVNSGDSVDLSAIPGIKVDKHSSGGVADTTTIAVAPLVAACGGVVAKMSGRGLGHSGGTLDKLESIPGYKVYQEMDDFFRIVDACGASVIGQTASLAPADKKLYALRDVTSTVDSMPLIASSIMSKKLAAGSDRILLDVKWGSGAFMPDVTSAKQLARIMVEIGYHGGKPTKALVTDMNQPLGNAVGNALEIMEAVEILRDENHGDLRNLVVLLATEMLVMGEVFGDSPTAEKAVLRALKDGRALEKFQEMIELHGGDPRVCGDFSRLPKARRIVPVPARRSGYVCAMDTAALGTASVLLGAGRERKEDAIDPAVGFWMKVRLGDFVERGDALAEFHVNDRINEEAAERLFVNGIILGDQRPDLGSLVAAVIQR
- the crcB gene encoding fluoride efflux transporter CrcB encodes the protein MCAGAFGALSRYAVSGWIQERFGGAFPWGTMTVNVLGCFIFGFIWTLANERYLLPNSVSFIVLTGFAGAFTTFSTMTFEIFSLASTSAVAWAVGYLLGSQILGMGAVWIGTVVARML
- a CDS encoding amidohydrolase, with the translated sequence MDKDTIKRQVCQAIDEYGERAINLARDVEREPELGFKEFKTSQKIQDFLTSLGLAPQTHLARTGVKATLSCGTPGPTAAILGELDGIICSNSPKADPETGATHTCGHHLQLGALIAAAAGFAASGVSEHLAGRITFFAVPAEEFIEIGERNDMRSRGEIGFLGGKQELVRLGAFDDIDMAMMVHAGTDMPESSVGIGETGNGFIAKTIQYIGKATHAAAAPHEGVNALNAAILGINGIHAMRETFIDDDHVRVHFIITKGGDTVNSIPADVRMEAYVRGKTLDSINGTHAKFDRAFRAGGDAVGASTEIHTIPGYLPLACNPEMNDLFGTNAEALLSSSHVHRVGHFNASTDMGDICHLMPAIHPYTGGVQGALHSKEFTVLDYEAAVLVPAKAMAMTVIDLLADGAQKGGELLHRYVPLMTKKRYLEILEGYFS
- a CDS encoding DUF340 domain-containing protein, with translation MKFFEVAVVLLIVAVMSLIGNLVGFHNGIVESLPGMAFLVLLCMVGVLLGKIIPGNIPSVAWIVLIGCIMTYPDFPGAATLSAWVKKVHFLSLTTPILAYAGLAVGKDLDLLKKAGWRIVVVSIVVFIGTYIASALIAQGILSATGQL